Proteins encoded in a region of the Agarivorans sp. Alg241-V36 genome:
- a CDS encoding LysR family transcriptional regulator, whose translation MGQLEEMQIFVRVVEAGSISRAAEQLGVAKSVVSRRLSALEKRLGSNLMQRTTRRLSLSDAGQQFYQRSLGIIDEVDQLNQDASCQEQTLTGSLHIAVPLSFGQAHLSSAFAAFMQLHPQLKLKVSLADSQHDLVAEGIDLALRIAELKDSSLKAKKITPINFALVASPGYLDKHGRPTKPEQLSQHQVLHYSLRGSASWQLSDNKGRVHQVAYQPHISANNGDFLQDLAIAGHGIAHTPSFIAWQAIAKGELEIVLPEYSLPALHAWAVYPNTRYLPHRSRVMIDFLAQRFGLNPYWDQALSQHLNTKPTN comes from the coding sequence ATGGGACAGCTGGAAGAGATGCAAATTTTTGTGCGGGTGGTTGAGGCAGGCAGTATTAGCCGAGCCGCTGAGCAACTCGGGGTGGCTAAATCGGTGGTGAGTCGGCGTTTAAGTGCCTTGGAAAAGCGCCTAGGCAGCAACCTAATGCAGCGCACCACGCGTCGCCTTAGCTTAAGTGATGCAGGTCAGCAGTTTTATCAACGCAGCCTCGGCATAATCGACGAAGTTGATCAGCTTAACCAAGACGCCAGTTGCCAAGAACAAACCTTAACTGGCAGCTTACATATTGCGGTGCCCTTATCCTTTGGCCAGGCACACTTAAGCAGCGCTTTTGCTGCCTTTATGCAACTGCACCCACAACTTAAACTTAAAGTAAGCCTAGCCGACAGCCAACATGATTTAGTGGCAGAAGGCATAGACTTAGCGCTGCGCATTGCCGAGCTAAAAGACTCTAGCCTTAAAGCCAAAAAAATTACCCCGATCAACTTTGCTTTAGTGGCATCACCGGGCTATCTCGACAAACACGGTCGCCCCACCAAGCCTGAGCAACTAAGCCAACATCAAGTACTACATTACAGCTTACGTGGTAGTGCTAGTTGGCAACTAAGTGACAATAAAGGGCGCGTTCATCAAGTAGCCTACCAACCACATATTAGCGCCAACAACGGTGATTTTTTGCAAGACTTAGCGATTGCCGGACATGGCATTGCCCATACGCCTAGTTTTATAGCCTGGCAGGCCATTGCCAAAGGAGAGCTAGAAATAGTGCTACCAGAGTATAGTTTGCCAGCATTGCACGCTTGGGCGGTTTATCCCAATACCCGCTACTTGCCACACCGCAGCCGAGTAATGATAGATTTTTTAGCCCAGCGTTTCGGTTTAAACCCTTATTGGGATCAAGCCTTAAGCCAGCACTTAAATACTAAGCCAACAAATTAA
- a CDS encoding DoxX family protein has translation MMNLLQQLSQPTARVFLALIFILSGYGKIAGYAGTQGYMEAMGVPGALLPLVIALELLGGLAILVGWKTRPVAFLLAGFSLLSGLLFHFNPGDQMQMIMLMKNIAIAGGFLLLVAHGGGAYSLDKRSA, from the coding sequence ATGATGAATTTACTACAACAACTAAGCCAACCAACTGCACGAGTATTTTTAGCGCTGATTTTTATCCTCTCTGGTTACGGAAAAATTGCTGGCTACGCCGGAACTCAGGGTTATATGGAAGCCATGGGCGTTCCGGGTGCGCTATTACCCTTGGTGATTGCCTTAGAACTGCTCGGTGGTTTGGCGATTTTAGTGGGCTGGAAGACTCGCCCTGTGGCATTTCTATTAGCCGGTTTTAGTCTGCTGTCGGGTCTGTTATTCCACTTTAACCCAGGCGATCAAATGCAAATGATTATGTTGATGAAAAACATAGCCATTGCCGGTGGATTCTTATTATTAGTCGCTCATGGTGGCGGTGCATACTCGCTGGATAAACGCAGCGCATAG